The segment AAAAATAGAAATCCAACTTTCCATATGCctctctggagaaaaaaaagccccaaagctGAGTGAGACAGGTGCCAGGCTGGGGGGTGAGCATGACCCCAGCAGCAGAGGTGACTCTGGCTCAGCCGTTCCCGCTGTGTCCAGTCCACGGGGATCGAGGTTGCCTTTTGGTGTTTCCTTATGGAAAGTTGGACATTTGGCTTGTCAGAAATCCCTGCATGAGCTCGGGCGGCAGCCAGTCCTGTGACATGGTGTCCTCCAGGCTATGCACAGCCCTGATGCTCCCTCTGCCCCCACGATGCTGGAGGCAGTTCTGCCCGGCACGGCTGGTGCCTGGGTGTGCCCCTCCATGGGGGCATGGGGTTGGGACAGTGGCACTGGGGACTGCGAGAGGCCAAACAGCTGTCCCACTGCCACTGGCGGTCCTGGCAAAGCTTCAGCCCATCCTGTTGGAGAAACCCAAGTGTGTCCCTGCAGaccagcagccattccccagctGGTGCCTTCGCCGGCAGGAATTTCCCTGGGCAAAGGACAGGAGGATTCAACCATCATGTGGCAGTGGGTGGCATGGCCAGGAGGTTGGCCCTCATGTCACCGTGCCACGTGTGCTGTCTCGCTCACACAGCTGCCCCGAATAGTGTCACCATCTGGTTCCAGCTGCCCGGGGACACAGGGTCCTTCCCAGCCCCTTCTGTGATTACAAAAAGTGAATTCAGACGTCAACTCAACCTAACTCAGCCTTCCTTtatccccttcctttttttttttttttaataattcaggtTTGTCTCTtagaaaagagaaagggagataATGTCTGCAGAGCATTTAATCTTCTGCCCAAAGAATAGCAGAGAGCAAATTAGGATCTACTCCAATTAATTTGCCTTGATGGGCAAAATCTGGAGAGCCGCCATATCTGGGAATTAAGAACAAAAGCGGGGAGTGTAAAGTAGGTCGCCGGAGTTTCATAACCACAGCAATGGGTTTTCACAGCACGACGGGTGCTCAGAGGCGCCCAGTGCCAGCGGCCACCGGTCCCTGTCCCTCCTTTCAGCTGCCGCAGGTGTCAGCCTGGGCAGTTGCTTGAAGACGCCAGCCAGCATGTGGGGAGCCAGCTCTTTGTTTTGGGGGCAGGAACAAGGACGTTGTCCCTTCCCACAGTGGGACACAGATGCAGGACTGTCCCAAATCCTTGCTGCAAACCCTTGAACCCAACGGGGGGACAGACACCATCTGCTTGTCCCAATTCAGAGCACCCGGTGAACTTTCCGGGGGGTCAACATGCCTGTTCTTAACTTGAGGGCACCTCCTTGAAAGAGGACTaggggtgacacagtgacagtgGGTTTAGAGCACTGCTTTGCTCTGGACCCTTGCCCCATGGGGTGCCACTAAGCAGCAGTATCCCACACGTCCAAGCccactgtccccaagccccagccccatctccccacagCTGTCAGTGTCAGCAGGCTGTATGGTGACATACTCTGGTGTCACGTACGGTGACAGCTTCCAGTTGCAGGACATGTGATAGCACAGCCAAGGGTGTGAGCCATGTGAGGTGACATGCACTGGTATGTGCAGGACACATGGTGACATTGCCAAGGGTGCGGGACACGTGTGGGACATCTTTCTGTGTGCATGTTTGGTGCGTGTTTGTGGACCTTCTCAAGCACCCCCCGGCTCCTGGCTGGATCAAAGTGGCATGGTTTGGTACACGCCGGTGTCACCATTGTGGTGATGGCCTGGCAGACCACCGCTTGgctccagctccccagccacCTCCCGCCACCCCACCAGAGGACAAAGAGGAGCAGTCACAGTGACAAACCTCCCCTCCCAGTCCTGtggaggtgccggcggggcgaTGGGCGCTGGACCCGTCCAGCGTTTATCCTCTTAGCCACCCTGTGGGGATTCAGCACTAATTCACCCTTAAACACAGGATTGTCAGGAACTGGAAAGGAAAGAATCGGCGGATTATCCCCCCAGCACCAGCGTTAAACATGGGGAGCGGCAGCTGCTGGCCAAGAGAGCTAGGACGGTGTTGTGTCCcgtgggggtccccaccctggGTTGGGTGACATTCCCCAGCAAAGGCTGCCAGTGACCTGTCCCCACTCATCCCCATGCAACGTTTTGTGCCCCCTCCCAAGCAAGCTCTAGACTGGCTGATGAAATAAGCAGCATGAAATAAATATGGGGTCCCCCTGTAAAGCTCAGGGATCAGCAGCGACTGCCCAGCCCCTGGGATAAGCCAAGATACAACAATCCCTGCAGCGTCTCCTGGCCCCAGGGCAGCCGGGGTGACATCCCAGGGGTTGGGGATCACATGTTTAAGTGACCAGACCTTGTAGGAAGaggttctgcaatgaaaacagtAATAATTTTCTCCGGCTCAATGAGgacaacaacaatgaaaattcTTGCACACTGAAGGCTTCCAGACATGGGCTGGTGTTCAAACACCTCCCAAGACCGAATCCACCACCGTGCTCTGTCACCAACCATGGGGAAGTTTTTGGGACAGCCTTGAAGTCACCCCAGGAATCAAAGACATGGCAATAACTCACTATTCACAGTGCGGAGCTGCTTTTCCCATCACTCCTGCTCGCAGCTGAGCCTTGCGCAGCAGACGCGGCCGTCGCAGGCCCAGGACATGGTGACACTTCAGCCGGAGGATTTTGGCTGCCGAGTGCCGTTGCTTTTACCGAACGGGACAGTGTCTCAAGTTACAGCCAGATCTACTCACTGCCATGGAGCCGCTGATCTGTGCAATAGATGGGGTGGCCCATTTGCAATTTTAAGGTCCCTTTAGGTGATGAACAAGGGGAGGTGGCTCCTCCCTGGAGAGAGGGGAGGTTGTCACCTCATCAATATGCATCTAAGGGAACTGGTTTGCCACAATGGCTTTTAGCATGCTAGGAAAAAGTCCGAAGTTTGCAGTGTAACAGTAACAGGGGTGGGAATAAGAACGTCTTCCACCGATAGACGCAAGTTTAACCGAGTTAAACTCCTTCTTGGTTTAATTTCAACAAGTCCCACTCGGACCTGGATGAGAGCTTCATTTCCCTGTTTTTTCACCTATATCATCTCAGCTAAAACACCCATCTCTTCCCTGCAAACAGCAATTTCCTTCATTACCATTAATAGGACCGAACATAGCAGGATCAAAATACAAGTGATGGAAAATAGGATTTCACTCAGAAAATTGTCTGATGCTGCAGGAGTTGCTAATCAGTGGACAAGCTATCTGTGTTTTCTTAAATAAACCATTTGAGCCATGTCTAAAGGAAATGTCCTTTATGCCTGGCCTTGAAAAGCAGCTGTCaggtgatggcagagcggtgggaaTCCCCAGTATAGCCCTCCCTGATGCCATTGGGGTCCCATGGGCTGCCTGGTGTGGCTGCAGCGGATGCACCGGGGTCGCAGAGCTGCAGACCCCCCCGGTGACCCTCCCTGGGGGCTGGTCCAGGCAGCATCTCTCCTCCAGTCCCCGGAGCAAACCTGGAGCTTGGGAAGGGCATGAAGGGCATCGCAcagcagagaggcaggagaaaTGTAAAAGCgtcttttaatataaatataaatccaTCTGAAGGGCTCCAGGAGGGGACTGTGCCCTGCCAGGGATGCCCAGTGGGCTCGATGGGGACCATGGGTGTCAGTGcctggggaccatggggcatCGGCCGGGCACCCCACAGGCGGGCAGGGCTAGAGCCGCGGCAGCAGCAGTGGCAGGGCCAGCAGGGCCAGCAGCCGGGGCCGTGGGGGGGCGGCCGAGCCGCGCAGCGTAGCCTGGTTGGTTTCGGCGGCCGGCGAGCCGCGGGCGCTGGCCAGGCGTCCCCgggcgctgcacagctcctgcaggtTCCCCTGGAACTGGATCTTGCGGGATTCCTGGCGCAGCGATTCCCAGATGGTGGCTGCTTCCTCGGGGCAGTTCGACAGCACCTCGGTGGCGCAGGCGTGGAAGTCGTCCCAGGACCTGGGGAGAAGGGTAGGGGTGAGGGGGACCGCTGGTGGCCGTCCCGGCAGCTCCCCCAGGGACGGGGACACTCACTTGCAGATGGTGTCCAGCTCCTGCGCCTCCTCGCCGCCCTCCTCCCGCTGCTGCCCGACACTCTCGGCCATGCTGTCCCCCAGGCTGATGAGGCAGCTGGCAAAGCCCTTGTAGATGGTGTCACACTGCCATGCCATGCTGACGGGCTCCTGGCTCGCGGCTGCGGGGGAGAAACAGAGCTGAGCCCTCACGGACCCCCTGACAGCCACCACCTGCCTGGCTCAGGGGCAGATGTCACCAGGCAGGAGAGACACTGGGTTCCAAAATGTGGCAAGTGGTTGACACCCCCTTCCACATCCCACCAGAGCCCCCAACATCCTCTCCCCAGGCACTCAGAGTGAGCTCCTGGCCCGGGAGTCCAACACGGCACAATGTGATGACCCCGCAAGCGATGCTGCCCTTAGCCACAGGGGACAAGCGGTTGCCGGCCGCTTCGCCTTGAGCCTCCCGGGCGCTCCCCGGAGCCATCTGTCTCGGCTTTTATCCCCTAACAGCAAAGATTAATTTGTGActacaacagaaacaaacaaaaaaatccaaacaaaagcaAAGACTCGACAAACTGGAGGCCCTGCAGTgcgagggaaggggaaggaggaaggggaaagggggaaggaggaagatgaaggggaaaagggaagggaaaaggaaaggaaaaagggaaggcgaaggaaaaggagaaggggacggaaaagcagaaaaagaagagGCACAAGTGCAACTCCAGCTGCTTCACCCTGGGAATCCCCagttccctgctctgctccacaaGGGATGCGCCACCAGGACTGGCTGAACCCCAGTGCTGGCCATGAGACGATGGGTGACAGGGTGTGTTAGGGATCACTACATGGGTCATGGCCAGGGGGAAGCCCAGAAAGAGCTGGTGTGTGGCTGGATCACAAGGAAACACTGTGTGGTTGACTGGGCTCAGCCCCAGGGGTCCTGCAGGGCCATGTCACAGGAGCTGCAAGATTTTTGGGATGCTAAAAAAGCATGAGGACTGTCCTGGAGGGGTCCCCTGCAGGAAGAAGCCCTCAGAAGCAGTTGCCGAGGCAGCCAGGATGTCTCCAGGGAGCTGTGTGCCATGCCACTGGCATCCCATGCCTGTGCCCCTGGAACAAGGCCTTGAGTAAAGTGGCTTTGGCCAAGACTAACAGCAGGACAAGCCTCAAACCTCAGCCCATCGTGGAGCATGGTGGGTGTTCGTTGCAAGAAACACCTTTACCATATCACTGAGGAAAGTCTTGGATTGGTGTCAGCCACGTGGGTCACAAATACCGCAGGTATCAATGGAGAAAGCTGGATCTGTTGCACCTCTTTTGACCCAGCCAGGCAACAAGCACATGTCCAGTCAGCCCATGGACACGTTCACTGGTCACAGCAGCAGATGCCTTCCCTCAGCTGGCTGGTCCTTGCCACAGGCTGATTTTccacccccggggctgctccagcGCCCAGTGTGAGCCCTCCCCTCCACCCAGCTCCCTTGGTGCGAGgctgagcagggcaggcagggaggagaaGTCAGGAGAGCAAATCACCTCTGGTGAGGTGGGAAAAGCCTGTCCCTGGCTCTGGCAGAGCAAGAGCCCCGAGGAAAACGCATGGAGGGAGTTTCCAGGGTGCTgcacagcatggctggctccaagTGAGCACTGATGCAGCCATCCTGCTTCTGGGGAAGAGCCTGAACCACCCACCCTCAAAGCCTGAAAACTACCCCAGGCTGGTGGTCTCTGTCCTCCACCCTCTGTGCAGCACCAGACCAGATTAGCCCCCAGGCTCCTGCATCCCTCTTTGGGATGTCGCTGGACAGCACTGTGCCCGGAACCGGACGGTGTCTTCTCTTGGCTCCGGGAGGAGCAGAACGTGGAGGTGGCACATCGGTGGTGACAAGATGCAGGATCGAGCGTTCCCCAGCGGGAACCCTCCGAGCCTCAAGtgaggaagggcaggcaggggGTCGGTGGGCAGGGCTGACTCGGGACAGCGCTCCGAGCTGGAGAGCCGGACCCGAGGACCAACCCAGCCGGGGCAGAGGGACCCGTGGGCAGTGCTGCAAATCCTCTTTCCTCCTTGCCCAGCACTGCAGGACGGGGTGATGATGGATCGCTGAGCCTCGGAGCAACCGGGCACCCCGCTC is part of the Patagioenas fasciata isolate bPatFas1 chromosome 13, bPatFas1.hap1, whole genome shotgun sequence genome and harbors:
- the NRN1L gene encoding neuritin-like protein, producing MDCGCWRLLGVVWPLLLHLAASQEPVSMAWQCDTIYKGFASCLISLGDSMAESVGQQREEGGEEAQELDTICKSWDDFHACATEVLSNCPEEAATIWESLRQESRKIQFQGNLQELCSARGRLASARGSPAAETNQATLRGSAAPPRPRLLALLALPLLLPRL